One window from the genome of Xenorhabdus bovienii SS-2004 encodes:
- a CDS encoding lysis protein has translation MKFNSQYFTVGALVVVSGLLWFFYSEYQQKAQDYSELDTKHQTQLIAINEQQKRIQRLAELDSKHRQELDNAKSEIDTLRADVAAGRRKLRIKAICPVSETVASGSVGDATTVELSGETGSTVLDIRESIISDRAKLRYLQEYVNTECRGNDGNIQTSH, from the coding sequence ATGAAATTCAACAGCCAGTATTTCACGGTGGGTGCTCTGGTGGTCGTCTCCGGCCTGCTCTGGTTCTTTTACAGTGAGTATCAGCAAAAGGCTCAAGATTATAGCGAGCTGGACACGAAGCATCAAACTCAACTCATCGCTATAAACGAACAGCAAAAACGTATCCAGCGCCTTGCTGAACTGGACTCCAAACACAGGCAGGAACTCGACAATGCCAAATCTGAAATTGATACTCTTCGGGCTGATGTTGCCGCTGGTCGTCGCAAGTTGCGCATCAAAGCCATCTGTCCCGTGTCTGAAACCGTTGCCTCCGGCAGCGTGGGCGATGCAACCACCGTCGAACTCTCTGGAGAAACTGGATCAACTGTTCTCGATATCCGAGAAAGCATCATCAGCGACCGAGCAAAACTAAGGTATTTGCAGGAATACGTTAATACTGAATGCAGGGGGAATGATGGCAATATTCAAACATCTCACTAA
- a CDS encoding phage antirepressor N-terminal domain-containing protein, giving the protein MHTITVPFYNDELYVVEYNNEPYVPMRPIVEGMGMDWASQYTKLKQRFNTSVVNITMQLPDDKQRRDVVCLALRKLAGWLQTIYPNKVKPEIRDKVIRYQDECDDVLYDYWTKGIAINPRKRSVMEELNEACAEFKRDKQIASVFGTGLNAWKHVSVEHKSKIRGLTEEIAGLALDFVLAEIGKGKTTRTK; this is encoded by the coding sequence ATGCATACCATTACAGTCCCTTTTTATAACGATGAACTCTATGTTGTGGAATACAACAATGAACCGTATGTACCAATGAGACCGATTGTTGAAGGCATGGGGATGGATTGGGCGTCACAATATACTAAGTTAAAACAAAGATTTAATACCTCCGTTGTGAACATCACAATGCAGCTCCCTGATGATAAACAACGCAGAGATGTAGTTTGCTTAGCTCTACGTAAATTGGCGGGGTGGTTACAAACCATCTACCCCAATAAAGTTAAACCTGAAATTAGGGACAAGGTGATCCGCTATCAGGATGAGTGCGATGATGTGCTTTATGATTACTGGACAAAAGGGATAGCAATCAACCCCCGCAAGCGTAGTGTGATGGAAGAGCTGAATGAGGCCTGTGCTGAATTTAAACGAGACAAGCAGATAGCCAGTGTGTTTGGTACTGGCCTTAACGCATGGAAGCACGTCAGTGTCGAACATAAAAGCAAAATAAGAGGATTGACCGAAGAGATTGCTGGTTTAGCTCTGGATTTTGTTCTGGCCGAAATAGGCAAGGGCAAAACAACACGAACGAAATAA
- a CDS encoding structural protein has translation MSRGIRNNNPGNIDHNSANKWQGQLPHDPKIESRFCRFESPEYGIRALMKLLCNYHKKGYQTVAKMIDRWAPTNENNTSAYINGVAKALGVDPHQVISVDKVTLIALAKSIIRHENGKQPYSEATFEKAFNLL, from the coding sequence ATGAGCAGAGGCATTCGCAATAACAATCCCGGCAACATTGACCACAACTCAGCGAATAAGTGGCAGGGTCAATTGCCCCACGACCCGAAGATTGAATCTCGGTTCTGTCGGTTTGAGTCACCAGAGTATGGTATTCGGGCACTGATGAAGCTGTTGTGCAATTACCACAAAAAAGGCTATCAGACCGTCGCGAAGATGATAGACCGCTGGGCACCCACTAACGAAAACAACACTTCGGCTTATATCAATGGTGTGGCCAAGGCGCTAGGTGTTGATCCTCATCAGGTCATTAGCGTTGATAAGGTCACATTGATTGCATTGGCTAAGTCCATTATCCGGCACGAGAACGGCAAGCAACCGTATTCAGAGGCAACGTTTGAGAAAGCCTTTAATTTACTCTGA
- a CDS encoding phage holin, lambda family: MKMKENPDVWAELLNGLQNSWPQISGSVLAIAICYGRLIYDGVERKNRWVEALLCGALSWSVSSGLEMFGVPSSFAPAIGGVIGFIGVEKIREFAIRAINKRLGDK; encoded by the coding sequence ATGAAGATGAAAGAAAATCCTGATGTATGGGCTGAGCTGCTCAATGGCCTGCAAAATTCGTGGCCGCAGATATCCGGCTCTGTTTTGGCAATAGCTATCTGTTATGGCCGCCTGATTTATGACGGTGTAGAACGCAAGAACCGTTGGGTCGAAGCGCTGCTCTGTGGTGCCTTGTCATGGAGCGTGTCCAGTGGCTTAGAGATGTTTGGCGTTCCCAGTAGTTTCGCGCCGGCAATCGGTGGTGTCATTGGTTTTATTGGCGTTGAAAAAATACGTGAGTTTGCTATCCGTGCCATCAATAAACGGTTGGGAGATAAATAA